The DNA segment ATTGGTTTGAATATCGTCTTCGGCCAGGCGATCGAGCCAGAAATAAGCATCACGCACGAGGACATTGATTTTCTTTGCACTTTCCAGGTTATCGATGGAAAAACGGGTATGTTGCAGGCCACGCTGGAGAAATGAATTCTCAAATGTATGGATTTCCTGCTGCGTTTGGTCGGTTAGCGGCAACTCCAGGCGGGTCGCCAGGCGTTCCAGTTGTGCTTTCGGATTTTCCATCAGTTTGTCGTAGTCGATTACCACCAGGTTCTTATCTTGCAGCCGATGAAAATAGGGCACCACATTGACCAGCCATTCGAGATCGCTGTGCTCCTGCTGGCCCCGATTCGCATCGAGTTTGGACCGGGAGCGCGCCACGCTCAACGGATTCCTTATTGGCATGACATAGCTTGGCGAGATATCCATCTCCTCGAACAAGCGTATCCAAAATGGCAGCAATCGCATGGTACGCGCATATTTGAAGCCCCATACCGGCGCCTGGCCGAAACGATCATTGATCGTTGCGGAAAATTCTTTATAGAAGGGCATTACTGCAGGGCTTGTCCAAACTGAGTCATCGAGCAGACGAAGACTATCCGGCCGTAAACCCAGCGTGCGGCGCAGCCTCTTGCTGAGTTTCAGTAGAACAGCATCCTCAAAAAAGCCTGTGGGGTTCTTGCGCGAAGGTGGCTTGAAGTCATCGCCCAGATCCACTCCCACCGCCTGAATCGCTCGAGTGACAATACTGGTGCCACTACGACCGGCCCCCAAAACCAGAACCGCACGTTGACGGGATTCGGGGCTATGATCTTGCCCTGGAGGCATCATTTCTTTTTCTTGAGCCAATTGAGCGCACGCCTCCCTGCGTACAATAACGGCCGGTTGATTACGATAATAAAAACCTTTCGCAGCTTGCCATCCGGACAAGTCAATTCACGGACTCCGTGCCAGGACCGATCGCGACGATGAAACAAGGTGCTGTAATTTCCAACGCACTCGCTGGAAATGATATTGTCAAAGTCCTCAAATGCCGGCGCTGAATTTGTATCGAAGCGGCCGTGGTCATCGAGTACCAGAGTCTGACCGCCCCAGCTCGGATCCCAATCGTCACGAGTATTGAGATAAAATATATGAGAACCCATCTTGTGAACCGCATCGCAATGCGGTGAAACCCCGCAGCCGCCCGGTGCATAGTGCCAGTGCATATTGAGACGGAACGACCTGCAACGGTACAGTCGTTTGATAAATCGACTGTATTCCGGGCCCCGCAATTCAGCAATGAAGTCTTTCCAGGCAGCAGGAATAAACTCAAGACCGGGTTGATATTCGAGCACGTAACGGTCATGCGAATATTGTCCGTGCGATCTTTTGCGGCCGAAACTGGGGTTGAGCAAGGATACATCGAGCTGGTTTTCCAGCAACCGTGAATAACCGTCATCGGTCAGCAAACCCGCCGGGTTGATGAAGGGATATGGTTTTGTATCGGCAAACGCATCGGCATCGATTGCGTCCAGCTTGTCAACATCGAGGTATTGCATCAGGTCTCAATGCTCAGGTTTCGAGAAAATTGCTTGTCTCTGTGGGTGCCAATTTCCTCTTGCGGCTGTGCCAGCATCATCCGTAGCCGGCGACCGAGATCATCGGTTATGGGCGGAGGCGGAGTCTCCGTCGATGAGAATGGCTGCCCGAACATTCTTGCCATTCCATTCTCAACGAGCCCGCGATGTAAACCATCGAGATCACGAGGCGCCAAAATCCATTCGCTTTTCAGGACCCGACTGCAGAGATATTCAAATCCCTGTTGCGGCCTTTCGGTGCCGCGTCGATTTTTCGGCTGGCGTTGGGACCATTCGGAAAGTTTGGCGCCAAGCGTAAGCCACGGACCGTAGCGACGCTGCCTGAGCGGATAAATATAAACCGGCTTGCCTGTCGCAATTGCATCCATCAGCATGGACTCGCTTTCCCCTGTCACAATCAATATGTCGGCAGCAGCCAGATAACTGAGGTAGGGATTATTCGCTTCGCCGTGTGACCATACATGTAGTTGCGCGGCTCCGTGCAGGGTTTTCGCGAGCGCCGCGGCAGCCTTGTTTCCGGTGCGCCGCGAAGTGACCGCGAACAATGAACCGCCGACTGCCCGCACCTGCTCAAGCGCTCGACGACCCAGCACAGCCGCATCCGCTGCTGTTAGCGCATGTTGCTTCGAGGAACCGCCGACCAGCAGCGCAACTCGCGGCTGAGTTGCGCCGTCCATAATCTGTTGCCCGAGTTGCCGGGCAGTGTCCAGGCTGGAATCTGTAATAGGATGCACCGGTAGCAAGGTCTCGATGCGACGCTCATGTAACGGCAAATGGAAATGCTTGCAACTGACCAGGATATCTGTCGGGCTTTTTATCGGACCGCACTTGCGGCCGGCGAGCAGCAAGCGAGCATGACCTCCGCTACGCATTTTTATCCAGCGTGCAACTCGAGTCGGCCACCAACCACAGGCAATCACAATATTCGGCCAAGGTGGCCGGAGTGGTGCCACCTGGCCAAAATTATTGCGCAACATAACGAGTAGCAGGGATTTGAATATTTGTGGGACGCGGACTACCTGGTAAGGCCAGCCAACCTTTTCGGCAAGAGCGGTTGCCTGGGCGGTATGGCCGGGTTTTTGATTCGCGATGACCCAAACCACGGCGTCGTCGTTGTTGTATTCGTTGCCCTCAACGATTGATAGTCGTCGATTATTTTGTATGCATAGACGCCAACGCACGGCCGGGTAATGGCTTGCCACGAGTTCAAATTGGTATTGCCACCATTCAATGGGCCGATTACGGCGATTGAGTCTCGCGCCGTTTGCCGGATACCGACTCTCTGGTTTGTTTGAAACTTCGCAATACACCAGTCGTTTGCTGCGCTCGAACAGCTGTTTCAGCAGCCACGGGATATCGTCATCGGGTATAAAGTCCAGTGTCTCAAGGCAAACCGCCGCGTCAACGCGTTCGGATGAAGCGGCTTGCTGCAAACGCGCCGTCGGGTCGAATTCCAGCGCCTGCTCCATACCAGGTTTCGCTACCGCGGGAAACCGCATTATCGAACCTGGGGAAGCGGCGCTTATACGACAATCAAGCACCGTGCGTGCAGAACATGCCTCAAGTAATGGAGCCAGACCGGCTTGATTCGAACGGACCGTGGTTGTCGTCTTGCTATCGTTTCGCCGTGAAATTATTTGCTGGTCCTGTGCAGCATGGCACAAGTCCTTGAATGCCTGGCTGGGATTTTCCCTGCTGAAAACCTGAAAGCCCGCAGCGTTGGCGCTTTGCTCGAGATCGAACCAGACACCTCCTACCTTATTGCTTTGATAGACAAACAAGTTTGGGAACGGGTGCCACGGTTGTTTATGCAATGCCGTGTAATGCAGTACGCCACACTGTCCTGGTACGTATTCCCGATCGCGTGCATTCCAGATGCCAGCCATTTTCCCCCACATACCCTCGATGGAACTGGCCCTGGCCTGCAAAGTATTCTTGCGGCCTTTTTGTGCGTCTTCCAAGTTCCATATCTGCGCCATCTTTTCGCAATCAAACAGGGCAACCGAAGTATCGCCTGGATCGATCGCCAGATAACCGTGGCCATTCATATCGAGATCGAATAATTCAGCAGGGTCCTTGAGGTAAATCTGGTCTACATCGTTGTAAATTGCGCGGCCGGTCTCACCCGCAAAATGTGGGATAGCGAAGCGATAGTTGGTAAACCCGGTGAGCCAGAATCGCGAACGAAATCCGCACAGATGCTTCATCAGGTAAATCTCATACACGCGTGCAGGGTCGCGCACCTGCTCTATCGACCATATGAAGACCCGCTCGGCCTTGTATTGAGCGTTTTCGGTTCCAAGATAAATCCTGACCGGAGTTTTCCCGCCTGGAGAAACGCCGGCGCGGACCGGAAGCACAACCAACTCAGGCTCGGCACGCACTTGAGTCGCCTTGATCGTTGCCGGAAGCTTCAGGACTGATTGAATAATACGTTGTGTTAGAAAAGCCATTGTC comes from the Pseudomonadota bacterium genome and includes:
- a CDS encoding sulfotransferase, with the protein product MAQEKEMMPPGQDHSPESRQRAVLVLGAGRSGTSIVTRAIQAVGVDLGDDFKPPSRKNPTGFFEDAVLLKLSKRLRRTLGLRPDSLRLLDDSVWTSPAVMPFYKEFSATINDRFGQAPVWGFKYARTMRLLPFWIRLFEEMDISPSYVMPIRNPLSVARSRSKLDANRGQQEHSDLEWLVNVVPYFHRLQDKNLVVIDYDKLMENPKAQLERLATRLELPLTDQTQQEIHTFENSFLQRGLQHTRFSIDNLESAKKINVLVRDAYFWLDRLAEDDIQTNASELWDAWGKVNSRVSALAPILARLDTLNRELRYAQWNPLSPIAAAWNLARRLMRR
- a CDS encoding mitochondrial fission ELM1 family protein encodes the protein MRAEPELVVLPVRAGVSPGGKTPVRIYLGTENAQYKAERVFIWSIEQVRDPARVYEIYLMKHLCGFRSRFWLTGFTNYRFAIPHFAGETGRAIYNDVDQIYLKDPAELFDLDMNGHGYLAIDPGDTSVALFDCEKMAQIWNLEDAQKGRKNTLQARASSIEGMWGKMAGIWNARDREYVPGQCGVLHYTALHKQPWHPFPNLFVYQSNKVGGVWFDLEQSANAAGFQVFSRENPSQAFKDLCHAAQDQQIISRRNDSKTTTTVRSNQAGLAPLLEACSARTVLDCRISAASPGSIMRFPAVAKPGMEQALEFDPTARLQQAASSERVDAAVCLETLDFIPDDDIPWLLKQLFERSKRLVYCEVSNKPESRYPANGARLNRRNRPIEWWQYQFELVASHYPAVRWRLCIQNNRRLSIVEGNEYNNDDAVVWVIANQKPGHTAQATALAEKVGWPYQVVRVPQIFKSLLLVMLRNNFGQVAPLRPPWPNIVIACGWWPTRVARWIKMRSGGHARLLLAGRKCGPIKSPTDILVSCKHFHLPLHERRIETLLPVHPITDSSLDTARQLGQQIMDGATQPRVALLVGGSSKQHALTAADAAVLGRRALEQVRAVGGSLFAVTSRRTGNKAAAALAKTLHGAAQLHVWSHGEANNPYLSYLAAADILIVTGESESMLMDAIATGKPVYIYPLRQRRYGPWLTLGAKLSEWSQRQPKNRRGTERPQQGFEYLCSRVLKSEWILAPRDLDGLHRGLVENGMARMFGQPFSSTETPPPPITDDLGRRLRMMLAQPQEEIGTHRDKQFSRNLSIET